In one window of Anaerolineales bacterium DNA:
- a CDS encoding spermine synthase, whose amino-acid sequence MTSLAIEFSASRLLGNIFGTSNLVWASIIGLILIYLTAGYFIGGIWADRSPKPQTMYAILAWGGFTAGLVPFVARPVLLAAADAFDQLQVGILLGSFTAVLVLFIVPVTILGTISPFAIRLAIVDSRQAGRISGQIYAISTLGSFIGTFLPVLVLIPLVGTTYTFLIFSVFLVSVAIIGMWKSAGWKKALMWIWMPIVLVGLGIAWGRGPIKQTAGEIFEKESAYNYIQVIEQDGYRYLRLNEGQGIHSMWHPTELNYGGPWQEFLVGSFFNQPPYPTSQVKNIAIIGLAAGTVARQASAVFGDIPIDGFEIDPAIIDVGKIYFGMDLPNLNAIPQDGRVGLEHSDKTYSMIAVDAYRPPYIPPHLTTQEFFQTTKEHLTEAGVLVVNVGRSPVDRTLINQMASTIQTVFPSVYIVDVPGSYNTMIYATKQPTQFSNLQANYDQLITAGGASNLLLDSIRTALDHVQPTPPVDVVYTDDWSPIEWVTNRMVLGYVMFGDLGEIGH is encoded by the coding sequence ATGACCAGCCTGGCGATCGAGTTTAGCGCATCACGTTTACTGGGTAACATCTTTGGGACAAGCAACCTGGTGTGGGCTAGCATTATTGGCTTGATCCTGATTTACCTGACGGCCGGGTATTTCATCGGTGGGATCTGGGCCGACCGCTCGCCCAAACCGCAGACGATGTATGCGATCCTGGCTTGGGGAGGTTTTACGGCAGGTCTGGTTCCTTTTGTGGCGCGCCCGGTGCTGCTGGCTGCTGCTGATGCGTTCGACCAGCTGCAGGTGGGAATCCTGCTTGGTTCCTTCACTGCGGTTTTGGTCTTGTTCATCGTCCCGGTGACCATTCTGGGCACGATATCTCCGTTCGCGATCCGCCTGGCTATTGTTGATTCCCGCCAGGCCGGGCGTATCTCGGGACAGATCTATGCCATATCTACACTGGGATCATTCATTGGCACTTTCCTGCCTGTGCTGGTGCTCATACCCCTCGTTGGTACCACATATACCTTCCTCATATTTAGTGTTTTCCTGGTGTCGGTGGCGATCATTGGGATGTGGAAATCAGCCGGTTGGAAGAAAGCCCTGATGTGGATCTGGATGCCGATTGTCCTGGTCGGCCTGGGAATTGCCTGGGGTCGAGGACCGATTAAGCAGACCGCGGGTGAGATTTTCGAGAAGGAATCAGCCTACAACTATATCCAGGTTATCGAGCAGGATGGCTACCGCTACCTGCGTTTGAATGAGGGCCAGGGAATCCACTCAATGTGGCACCCCACCGAGCTTAATTATGGAGGGCCATGGCAAGAGTTCCTGGTTGGTTCATTTTTTAACCAGCCACCCTATCCGACCAGCCAGGTAAAAAATATCGCCATCATCGGTTTAGCTGCCGGGACAGTCGCCCGTCAGGCCAGCGCGGTCTTTGGCGATATCCCCATCGACGGTTTTGAGATCGACCCGGCGATCATCGATGTGGGAAAAATATATTTCGGGATGGACCTGCCCAACCTGAATGCCATCCCTCAAGATGGTCGGGTGGGACTGGAGCACAGCGACAAGACCTATTCCATGATCGCGGTGGATGCATACCGCCCACCGTATATACCACCACATCTGACCACCCAGGAATTCTTCCAAACTACCAAGGAGCATCTTACAGAGGCTGGCGTGCTGGTGGTCAATGTCGGCAGGTCACCAGTCGACCGTACCCTGATAAATCAGATGGCCAGTACTATTCAGACCGTTTTTCCCTCCGTGTACATCGTGGATGTGCCTGGGTCTTATAACACCATGATCTATGCCACAAAGCAACCGACACAGTTTTCCAACTTGCAGGCGAATTATGATCAATTGATAACAGCGGGGGGTGCATCGAACCTGTTGTTAGATTCGATCCGGACTGCGTTGGACCACGTTCAACCCACGCCACCTGTGGATGTGGTGTACACCGATGACTGGTCACCTATCGAATGGGTGACCAACCGCATGGTGCTGGGATATGTAATGTTTGGTGATCTTGGAGAAATTGGACATTAA
- the mscL gene encoding large conductance mechanosensitive channel protein MscL produces the protein MLKEFRDFALKGNVVDLAFAVILGAAFGAIVSSLVNDMVMPVIGYALGGVNFNDLFFSLNGVAYASLADAKAAGAPTINYGVFINTIITFIIVAFVLFLLVRGMNRMRKAPAPAAPTTKECPHCFTQIPIPATRCPNCTSEL, from the coding sequence ATGCTAAAGGAATTCAGGGATTTCGCTCTAAAAGGAAATGTTGTCGACCTGGCTTTTGCGGTGATCCTGGGAGCCGCATTCGGAGCCATCGTGTCCTCCCTGGTGAATGACATGGTCATGCCGGTCATTGGCTACGCGCTGGGAGGTGTTAATTTCAACGATCTATTTTTCTCCCTCAACGGCGTAGCTTATGCATCCCTGGCAGATGCTAAGGCAGCTGGAGCACCAACCATCAACTACGGCGTGTTCATCAATACCATAATAACCTTCATCATCGTCGCCTTTGTCCTTTTCTTGCTAGTGCGTGGTATGAATCGCATGAGGAAGGCACCTGCTCCAGCAGCACCCACCACGAAGGAATGCCCGCATTGCTTCACCCAGATACCCATCCCAGCCACACGCTGCCCGAATTGTACATCGGAGCTATAG